A single region of the Pseudomonas granadensis genome encodes:
- a CDS encoding DUF72 domain-containing protein: protein MAAIHIGISGWRYTPWRGDFYPKGLAQKRELQFASRAVNSIEINGSFYALQRPERYAQWYAETPDEFVFSVKAPRFITHVRRLREIEKPLANFFASGVLELKEKLGPILWQFPPNFKFEPERFENFLAQLPRDTEAAAALARQHDEHLRGPVSVKAWRKKPLRHAVEIRNDSFIDPEFVRLLKRHNTALVIADTANKWPYREDVTSDFVYLRLHGAEELYASGYSAEALERWAERIDAWHHGGQPQDAQLIAPRLKPRARKSREVFCYFDNDIKVRAPYDARNLLQRFDLDKDLATAPGEPAGEGVLA from the coding sequence ATGGCGGCGATTCACATCGGTATTTCAGGCTGGCGCTACACCCCGTGGCGCGGGGATTTCTACCCGAAGGGGCTGGCGCAGAAGCGCGAATTGCAATTCGCCTCGCGCGCCGTCAACAGCATCGAAATCAATGGATCGTTCTACGCCTTGCAACGGCCGGAACGCTACGCCCAGTGGTACGCCGAGACCCCGGACGAATTCGTGTTCAGCGTCAAGGCGCCACGCTTCATCACTCATGTGCGGCGCTTGCGCGAAATCGAAAAACCGCTGGCGAATTTCTTTGCTTCTGGCGTGCTGGAACTCAAGGAAAAGCTCGGGCCGATCCTCTGGCAGTTCCCGCCCAACTTCAAGTTCGAGCCTGAGCGCTTCGAAAATTTCCTCGCCCAATTGCCGCGCGACACCGAAGCCGCCGCCGCACTCGCCCGTCAGCATGATGAGCACCTGCGTGGCCCGGTCAGCGTCAAAGCCTGGCGTAAAAAGCCCTTGCGCCATGCGGTGGAAATCCGCAACGACAGCTTTATCGATCCCGAATTCGTACGCTTGCTCAAGCGCCACAACACCGCACTGGTGATCGCCGACACCGCCAATAAATGGCCGTACCGCGAAGACGTCACCAGCGACTTTGTCTACCTGCGTCTGCACGGTGCCGAAGAGCTCTACGCCAGCGGCTACAGCGCCGAGGCCCTGGAGCGCTGGGCCGAGCGCATCGACGCCTGGCATCACGGCGGGCAACCGCAGGATGCGCAGCTGATCGCCCCGCGCCTGAAACCGCGCGCGCGCAAATCCCGCGAAGTGTTCTGCTATTTCGACAACGACATCAAGGTCCGCGCGCCCTACGACGCGCGTAACCTGCTGCAGCGTTTCGATCTCGACAAGGACCTCGCCACCGCCCCTGGCGAACCCGCTGGCGAAGGAGTGTTGGCATGA
- a CDS encoding DUF3299 domain-containing protein, protein MPRAVLALLLMIALPVWAAAPKDLTWSEMIPPDAAPEVPNMTPLHDLSKMGDALSAESAPAAKQDLPDAPVVQSLDGQNIRLPGYIVPLEVSEEGRTTDFLLVPYFGACIHVPPPPSNQIVHVKSELGVKLDELYQPYWVEGPLQVKASSSELADAGYQMEAQKIYAYELPE, encoded by the coding sequence ATGCCCCGCGCCGTGCTCGCGCTGCTGTTGATGATTGCCCTGCCCGTTTGGGCAGCAGCGCCGAAGGACCTGACATGGTCGGAAATGATTCCGCCGGACGCCGCACCGGAAGTACCGAACATGACCCCGCTGCATGACCTGTCGAAGATGGGCGATGCGCTGTCGGCCGAATCCGCCCCGGCGGCCAAGCAGGACCTGCCGGATGCGCCGGTGGTGCAAAGTCTCGACGGACAGAACATTCGTTTGCCGGGCTACATCGTGCCGCTGGAAGTCAGCGAAGAAGGCCGCACCACGGATTTCCTGCTGGTGCCGTATTTCGGCGCCTGCATCCACGTGCCGCCCCCGCCGTCGAACCAGATCGTGCATGTAAAAAGCGAACTCGGCGTGAAGCTCGACGAGTTGTATCAGCCGTACTGGGTCGAGGGGCCGTTGCAGGTCAAGGCGTCGAGCAGCGAACTGGCGGATGCCGGGTATCAGATGGAGGCGCAGAAGATTTATGCGTATGAGCTGCCGGAGTAA
- a CDS encoding sugar nucleotide-binding protein — protein sequence MRMRLMLLGGGNALGQALIRLGAEEDIGFLAPRPPENGWDAASLTQLLDDTRPDALINLAYYFDWFQAETISETRMAGQERAIERLAELCQHHNIVLVQPSSYRVFDGSRATAYSEKDEPVPLGLRGQALWRIEQSVRATCPQHVLLRFGWLLDDSPDGTLGRFLARAEQPEELLLADDRRGNPTPVDDAARVIISVLKQLDCAAPLWGTYHYAGHEATTPLALGQAILTEARSLHALAIEAPTAQAHAARPDAAEEPQHAVLACKKILHTFGIKPRAWRAALPGLLDRFYRHG from the coding sequence ATGCGAATGCGCCTTATGTTACTGGGCGGCGGAAATGCCCTTGGGCAGGCGCTGATTCGCCTCGGTGCGGAGGAAGACATCGGTTTCCTCGCCCCCCGCCCGCCCGAAAACGGCTGGGATGCCGCGAGCCTGACGCAACTGCTGGACGACACCCGTCCCGATGCGTTGATCAACCTCGCCTACTATTTCGACTGGTTCCAGGCCGAGACCATCAGCGAAACCCGCATGGCCGGGCAGGAACGTGCGATCGAACGTCTGGCCGAACTGTGCCAGCACCACAACATCGTCCTCGTGCAGCCGTCGAGTTATCGGGTGTTCGACGGTTCGCGCGCTACTGCCTACAGCGAAAAAGACGAGCCGGTGCCGCTGGGCCTGCGCGGCCAGGCCTTGTGGCGTATCGAACAGAGCGTACGCGCCACCTGCCCGCAGCATGTGCTGCTGCGTTTCGGCTGGCTGCTCGATGACAGCCCGGACGGTACCCTTGGGCGTTTTCTCGCCCGCGCCGAGCAACCGGAAGAATTGCTGCTGGCCGATGACCGTCGCGGCAACCCGACGCCGGTCGACGACGCTGCACGGGTGATCATTTCGGTGCTCAAGCAACTCGATTGCGCGGCACCGCTGTGGGGCACGTATCACTACGCCGGCCACGAAGCGACCACGCCGCTGGCGCTGGGCCAGGCGATTCTCACCGAAGCACGCAGCCTGCACGCGCTGGCCATCGAAGCGCCGACCGCTCAGGCCCACGCCGCACGGCCCGACGCTGCCGAAGAGCCGCAACACGCGGTGCTGGCCTGCAAGAAAATTCTGCACACTTTCGGGATCAAGCCGCGCGCCTGGCGTGCCGCACTCCCGGGCTTACTGGACAGGTTCTACCGTCATGGCTGA
- a CDS encoding OmpW/AlkL family protein, whose protein sequence is MNKSLLSASLFALALAAPLAHAHEAGDILIRAGAITVNPKADSSNVKVDQGPLSGANLGGKATMSSDTQLGLNFAYMLTDHVGLELLAATPFEHDVKLKGTALPAANGKLGTLKHLPPTLSVVYYPLDSKSAFQPYVGGGINYTWIYDEHVGSEASANGFSNFKAKNSWGLAWQVGADYMLTDNIMLNAQVRYIDIDTRATVENNAVAPGTRARVNVDVDPFIYMVGLGYKF, encoded by the coding sequence ATGAACAAGTCCTTGCTCAGCGCCTCGCTGTTTGCCCTTGCGCTCGCAGCCCCGCTCGCCCACGCCCACGAGGCCGGCGATATTCTGATCCGCGCCGGTGCGATCACCGTCAACCCGAAGGCCGACAGCTCCAACGTCAAGGTCGATCAGGGTCCGTTGAGCGGCGCGAATCTGGGCGGCAAGGCGACCATGAGCAGCGACACCCAACTGGGCCTGAACTTCGCTTACATGCTCACCGACCACGTCGGCCTCGAACTGCTCGCCGCCACGCCATTCGAGCACGACGTCAAGCTCAAGGGCACCGCCCTGCCGGCCGCCAACGGCAAGCTCGGCACCTTGAAACACCTGCCACCGACCCTCAGCGTCGTGTACTACCCGCTGGATTCGAAATCGGCGTTCCAGCCTTACGTCGGCGGCGGCATCAACTACACCTGGATCTATGACGAGCACGTCGGCAGTGAAGCCAGCGCCAACGGGTTCAGCAACTTCAAGGCGAAAAACTCCTGGGGCCTGGCATGGCAGGTCGGTGCCGATTACATGCTGACCGACAACATCATGCTCAACGCCCAGGTGCGCTACATCGACATCGACACCCGCGCCACCGTCGAAAACAACGCCGTCGCGCCGGGCACTCGCGCTCGGGTCAACGTCGATGTCGATCCGTTCATCTACATGGTCGGTTTGGGCTATAAGTTCTAA
- a CDS encoding DEAD/DEAH box helicase: MNLPLPADNALAGFHPAVSAWFSHTFPAVTAAQARAWPLIRQRRSTLIAAPTGSGKTLTAFLAVLDDLVHRGLENPDGLPDQTLVVYVSPLKALSNDIQINLQNPLAGITEQLRQLGLPELQITTAVRTGDTPQKDRAAMRKTAPHILVTTPESLYVLLGSESGRKMLGTTRTVIIDEIHAMAAGKRGSHLALSLERLQALCSEPLTRIGLSATQKPVEAVAQFLVGHERPCEIIDIGHARPRDLGIEVPPVPLSAVMANDVWELVYNRLAELAREHRTTLIFVNTRRLAERLSRHLSERLGKHAVAAHHGSLAKEFRLDAEQRLKRGELQVLIATASLELGIDIGEVDLVCQISSPRSIAGFLQRVGRSGHQVGGTPKGRLFATTRDDLIECAALLDCVRRGELDTLHIPQAPLDVLAQQIIAEVSCQEWPEDALLAMFRRAAPYRDLDEKHYQALLSMLAEGYNGRQGIRSAYLHRDAVSRTLRGRRGAQLTAVTSGGTIPDNADYSVLLEPQGLNIGSVNEDFAVESIAGDVFQLGNTSYRILRVEAGKVRVEDAHGQPPTIPFWLGEAPGRSDELSAAVARLQAQLDELLGASPGNLQPALDWLTQTLGLNLASAEQLVEYLARARQTLGALPSQDTLLMERFFDESGGTQLIIHTPFGSRINRAWGLALRKRFCRTFNFELQAAASEDAIVLSLSTSHSFELDDVWRYLHSNSAEHILIQAVLDAPLFGVRWRWNAGVALALPRFTGGRKVAPQLQRMKSEDLIASVFPDQIACLENLAGEREIPEHPLIEQTLDDCLHEAMDSEGWLTLLRRMERGEVRLISRDLPAPSPLAAEILSARPYTFLDDAPLEERRTQAVINRRWSDPQSTDDLGALDADAIAAVREEAWPTANSVDEMHEALMSLACISAAEVTANDGWREWLQTLASSGRACCLQVDAEHSLWLARERLTCLQALYPQATPQRELDALPGFDAAWSFDDALLEVIRARLAGFGPLPLLAIAQPLALPTAQVAQTLTQLEREGYVLRGQFTPNLNDEEWCERHLLARIHRYTVKRLRREIEPVALQDFMRFLFDWQHLSASTRGQGSAVLPAIVGQFEGYAAAASAWDSDILPARLKDYSPSWLDDLCRNGKLVWTRLSARQKVSGTALRSTPIVLLPRSQVGLWSALAEQTPVDELSPKTRKVFDALSQHGALFFDELVHEAHLLRSELEIALQELVGAGLVNADSFAGLRALITPPSKRQQRSSRRGRGAFVGGMDDAGRWALLRRGTAVDNSQTLEHVAMTLLRRYGVVFWRLLEREADWLPSWRELLRTFHRLEARGEIRGGRFVSGLAGEQFALPEAIPLLREVRRRPHDGSLVMVCGVDPLNLAGTLLPGVKVPALASNRLVYRDGVAVAAMIAGKQQIWSELDQAAAEQVHSKLIRH; the protein is encoded by the coding sequence ATGAATCTGCCCCTACCCGCCGACAACGCCCTGGCCGGTTTCCACCCTGCCGTCAGCGCCTGGTTCAGCCACACGTTCCCGGCGGTCACCGCCGCTCAGGCTCGTGCCTGGCCGTTGATCCGTCAGCGCCGCTCGACGCTGATCGCCGCGCCGACCGGTTCCGGCAAAACCCTGACCGCATTTCTCGCCGTACTCGATGACCTTGTTCATCGCGGCCTGGAAAACCCCGACGGCCTGCCCGATCAAACCCTGGTGGTCTACGTCTCGCCGCTCAAAGCGCTGTCGAATGACATCCAGATCAACCTGCAGAATCCGCTGGCCGGCATCACCGAACAACTGCGCCAACTGGGTCTGCCCGAGCTGCAGATCACCACGGCCGTGCGCACCGGCGACACCCCGCAAAAAGACCGCGCGGCCATGCGCAAGACCGCGCCGCATATTCTGGTGACCACTCCCGAATCGCTGTATGTGCTGCTCGGTTCCGAGTCAGGCCGCAAAATGCTCGGCACCACGCGCACGGTGATCATCGATGAAATCCACGCGATGGCCGCCGGCAAGCGCGGCAGTCATCTGGCCCTGAGTCTGGAGCGCCTGCAAGCCTTGTGCAGCGAGCCGCTGACGCGCATCGGCCTGTCCGCCACACAGAAACCGGTCGAAGCCGTGGCGCAATTTCTCGTCGGCCATGAGCGCCCCTGCGAAATCATCGACATCGGCCATGCCCGCCCACGGGATCTGGGCATCGAAGTACCGCCGGTGCCGTTGTCGGCGGTGATGGCCAACGACGTCTGGGAGCTGGTCTACAACCGCCTCGCCGAACTGGCACGCGAACATCGCACCACGCTGATTTTCGTCAACACCCGGCGCCTGGCCGAACGGCTCAGCCGGCACCTGAGCGAACGCCTCGGCAAACACGCAGTGGCGGCGCACCACGGCAGCCTCGCCAAGGAGTTTCGCCTCGATGCCGAGCAGCGGCTCAAGCGCGGTGAGTTGCAGGTGCTGATCGCCACGGCATCGCTGGAACTGGGCATCGATATCGGCGAAGTCGATCTGGTCTGCCAGATCAGTTCGCCGCGCTCGATTGCCGGTTTCCTGCAGCGGGTCGGCCGTTCGGGCCACCAGGTCGGCGGCACGCCGAAGGGACGGTTGTTCGCCACCACCCGTGACGATCTGATCGAATGCGCCGCCCTGCTCGATTGCGTGCGTCGTGGTGAACTCGACACGTTGCACATACCGCAAGCGCCGCTGGATGTGCTGGCGCAGCAGATCATTGCCGAGGTCAGCTGTCAGGAATGGCCGGAAGACGCCTTGCTGGCCATGTTCCGCCGCGCCGCGCCCTATCGCGATCTCGACGAAAAACACTATCAGGCGCTGCTGAGCATGCTCGCCGAAGGCTACAACGGCCGCCAGGGCATCCGCAGTGCGTATCTGCACCGCGACGCCGTCAGCCGCACCTTGCGCGGCCGGCGCGGCGCGCAACTGACCGCGGTGACCAGCGGCGGGACGATTCCGGACAACGCCGACTACAGCGTGCTGCTCGAACCGCAGGGCCTGAACATCGGCAGCGTCAACGAAGACTTCGCCGTCGAAAGCATTGCCGGCGACGTGTTCCAGCTCGGTAATACGTCGTACCGCATCCTGCGCGTGGAGGCCGGCAAGGTGCGCGTCGAGGATGCCCACGGCCAGCCGCCGACCATCCCGTTCTGGCTCGGCGAAGCCCCGGGCCGCAGCGATGAGCTGTCCGCCGCGGTGGCACGCCTGCAAGCGCAGCTCGACGAACTGCTCGGCGCCAGCCCCGGTAATTTGCAACCGGCGCTCGACTGGCTGACCCAGACCCTGGGCCTCAACCTCGCCAGCGCCGAGCAACTGGTCGAGTATCTGGCCCGCGCACGGCAGACCCTCGGCGCCCTGCCCTCGCAGGACACGCTGCTGATGGAGCGGTTTTTCGACGAATCCGGCGGCACGCAACTGATCATCCACACGCCGTTCGGCAGCCGTATCAACCGCGCCTGGGGCCTGGCCCTGCGCAAGCGCTTTTGCCGCACCTTCAATTTCGAATTGCAGGCCGCCGCCAGCGAAGACGCAATCGTGCTGTCGCTGTCGACCAGTCACAGCTTTGAACTCGACGACGTCTGGCGCTACCTGCACAGCAACAGTGCCGAACACATTCTGATCCAGGCGGTGTTGGATGCGCCGCTGTTCGGCGTGCGCTGGCGCTGGAACGCCGGAGTCGCGTTGGCGCTGCCACGCTTTACCGGCGGGCGCAAAGTCGCGCCGCAGTTGCAGCGGATGAAAAGCGAAGACCTGATCGCCAGCGTGTTTCCCGATCAGATCGCCTGCCTGGAAAACCTCGCCGGCGAACGGGAAATCCCCGAGCATCCGCTGATCGAACAAACCCTCGACGACTGCCTGCACGAAGCGATGGACAGCGAAGGCTGGCTTACGCTGTTGCGACGCATGGAACGCGGCGAGGTGCGCCTGATCAGCCGCGACCTGCCGGCGCCCTCGCCGCTCGCCGCAGAAATTCTCAGCGCGCGGCCGTACACCTTTCTCGATGACGCGCCGCTGGAAGAGCGCCGCACGCAAGCGGTGATCAACCGGCGCTGGAGCGATCCGCAATCGACCGATGACCTCGGTGCGCTGGATGCCGACGCGATTGCCGCAGTACGCGAAGAGGCCTGGCCAACGGCGAATTCGGTGGATGAAATGCACGAAGCGCTGATGAGCCTGGCTTGCATCAGCGCAGCGGAAGTTACCGCCAATGACGGCTGGCGCGAGTGGCTGCAGACCCTGGCCAGCAGCGGTCGCGCGTGTTGTCTGCAGGTCGATGCCGAGCATTCTTTGTGGCTGGCCCGCGAGCGCCTGACCTGCCTGCAAGCGCTTTATCCACAGGCCACGCCGCAGCGCGAGCTGGACGCATTGCCCGGCTTCGACGCAGCGTGGAGTTTCGATGACGCCTTGCTCGAAGTGATCCGCGCGCGCCTCGCCGGGTTCGGCCCGCTGCCGTTACTCGCCATCGCCCAACCGCTGGCGTTGCCGACTGCGCAGGTCGCTCAAACCCTCACTCAACTGGAGCGCGAAGGTTATGTGCTGCGCGGCCAATTCACGCCGAATCTGAATGACGAGGAATGGTGCGAACGGCATCTGCTCGCGCGCATCCATCGCTACACGGTCAAGCGTCTGCGCCGGGAAATCGAACCGGTGGCGTTACAGGATTTCATGCGCTTTCTGTTCGACTGGCAGCACCTGTCAGCCTCGACGCGCGGTCAGGGCAGCGCTGTGTTGCCGGCAATTGTCGGCCAGTTCGAAGGCTACGCGGCGGCGGCTTCGGCGTGGGACAGCGACATCCTGCCGGCGCGGCTCAAGGACTATTCGCCGAGCTGGCTGGATGATCTGTGCCGCAACGGCAAACTGGTGTGGACGCGCCTCAGCGCTCGGCAAAAGGTCAGCGGCACGGCGTTGCGCAGCACACCGATCGTGTTGCTGCCGCGCAGTCAGGTCGGCTTGTGGAGTGCGCTGGCCGAACAGACGCCGGTAGACGAACTGTCGCCGAAAACCCGCAAAGTGTTCGACGCCTTGAGCCAGCACGGCGCGTTGTTTTTCGATGAGCTGGTTCACGAAGCGCACCTGCTGCGCAGCGAACTGGAGATCGCCTTGCAGGAACTGGTCGGCGCCGGGTTGGTAAACGCCGACAGCTTCGCCGGCCTGCGCGCACTGATCACCCCGCCGAGCAAGCGTCAGCAGCGCAGCAGTCGACGCGGGCGCGGCGCGTTTGTCGGTGGCATGGACGATGCCGGACGCTGGGCCTTGTTGCGGCGCGGTACGGCAGTGGATAACAGCCAAACGCTGGAGCATGTCGCCATGACGTTGCTGCGCCGCTACGGCGTGGTGTTCTGGCGCTTGCTTGAACGTGAGGCGGACTGGTTGCCGAGCTGGCGCGAGCTATTGCGCACGTTCCATCGGCTCGAAGCGCGTGGCGAGATTCGTGGCGGGCGCTTTGTCAGTGGTCTGGCGGGCGAGCAGTTTGCCCTGCCCGAGGCAATTCCCTTGTTGCGCGAAGTACGCCGGCGCCCGCACGACGGCAGTCTGGTGATGGTCTGCGGCGTCGACCCGTTGAACCTCGCCGGGACCTTGTTGCCGGGGGTGAAAGTGCCGGCGCTGGCGAGTAATCGGCTGGTGTATCGCGATGGGGTTGCGGTGGCGGCAATGATTGCCGGCAAGCAGCAGATCTGGTCGGAGCTGGATCAGGCTGCGGCGGAGCAGGTGCACAGCAAGCTGATCCGACATTGA
- a CDS encoding NAD-dependent epimerase/dehydratase family protein, giving the protein MAEGIVLITGGAGFIGSHLTDALLAKGHSVRVLDDLSTGKRSNLPLDNPKVELIVGDVADAALVAQAMHGCSAVAHLAAVASVQASVDDPVKTHQSNFIGTLNVCEAMRLAGVKRVLYASSAAVYGNNGEGESISEDTPKAPLTPYASDKLAGEQYFDFYRRQHGLEPVIFRFFNIFGPRQDPSSPYSGVISIFSERAQQGLPITVFGDGEQTRDFLYVEDLVSLLVQGIEKPQVEIGAVNVGWNQSMSLKQMLEALKVVVGELPPISYGPARAGDIRHSRADNGRLLERFEMPRQTPMSVGLARLLGRG; this is encoded by the coding sequence ATGGCTGAAGGTATCGTTCTAATCACCGGCGGAGCCGGTTTCATCGGCTCGCACCTGACCGACGCGTTGCTCGCCAAAGGTCACTCGGTGCGGGTGCTCGACGACCTGTCGACCGGAAAACGCAGCAACCTGCCGCTGGATAATCCCAAAGTCGAGTTGATCGTCGGCGATGTCGCCGATGCAGCACTGGTGGCGCAAGCCATGCACGGCTGCAGCGCGGTCGCCCATCTGGCGGCGGTGGCGTCGGTGCAAGCGTCGGTGGACGATCCGGTGAAGACTCACCAGAGCAATTTCATCGGTACGCTGAATGTCTGCGAAGCGATGCGTCTGGCCGGGGTCAAACGGGTGTTGTACGCCTCCAGTGCTGCGGTCTATGGCAACAACGGCGAGGGCGAGTCGATCAGCGAAGACACGCCGAAAGCCCCGCTGACACCGTACGCCTCGGACAAACTCGCCGGTGAGCAATATTTCGATTTCTACCGCCGCCAGCATGGCCTGGAACCGGTGATCTTCCGCTTCTTCAACATCTTCGGCCCGCGTCAGGATCCGTCCTCGCCGTACTCCGGGGTCATCAGCATTTTCAGCGAGCGCGCGCAGCAAGGTTTGCCGATCACCGTGTTTGGCGATGGCGAGCAGACGCGCGATTTTCTGTATGTCGAGGATCTGGTCAGTCTGCTGGTGCAGGGGATTGAAAAGCCTCAGGTGGAAATAGGCGCGGTGAACGTTGGCTGGAACCAGTCGATGAGCCTCAAGCAGATGCTCGAAGCATTGAAAGTGGTGGTCGGTGAACTGCCACCGATCAGTTATGGCCCGGCGCGGGCGGGTGATATCCGGCATTCGCGGGCGGATAACGGGCGCTTGCTGGAGCGGTTTGAAATGCCGCGGCAGACGCCGATGAGTGTGGGGTTGGCGCGGTTGTTGGGGCGTGGTTGA
- a CDS encoding mechanosensitive ion channel family protein gives MTRFRIAVVLGALLFLGASEVEAAALPGVPASAETSEKAAEPEPLVQGGLLGAISTSIDDVQEKLDLNEDLVDAWRLRADRAADEVDKLVKQPSNRSGWSVAGDFLTLSGAWLGSFAVLTVLGSLLAKRLREGRWLRTRQRGQDLLGYLLPFTVPALICLPLTLYVSHFLQASVGRALALCLAYATSSGIFSTSMLLCVVVVFNVGHKRTAARIIRQYCPRPLFLIGFLAALSDALTSPQIARQLGGNITSSIAVFTGLIASIIFGLLVIRLRRPVAHLIRNRSLSQRLKQPSLQESLRIFSGLWYWPIVLMVLVSAVSLIGIGEDNQKALRCALFTTVLLIGTVFLSTVLQHLFKSRKAEAIQRSSAYKERFLSLLHALLRIVIAIAFLDILGRIWGVSLLDFAQSSAVGRAISEALSSIGLIFLVTWLLWVVLDTAIQEALKPPLSKRAARQPSTRVKTILPLLRNAIKIILVVICAITTMANLGINVAPLLAGAGVVGLAIGFGSQQLVQDVITGLFIIIEDTLSIGDWVVLDSGHAGTVEGLTIRTLRLRDGKGFVHSVPFGQIKAVTNQSRQFAFAFFSVQFTYDTDVDRAIELIRETGDSIREDPFLKYNLQGPLDVFGVDRMDLNGVVLTAQFRTVSGGQYAVSRAFNQRLKKLVDNTANVHFAQTYPQQVVLPKRQPVDEVAGVEVPQESRT, from the coding sequence TTGACCAGGTTCAGGATCGCCGTTGTGCTGGGCGCGCTGCTGTTTCTCGGCGCCAGTGAAGTCGAGGCTGCTGCGTTGCCGGGCGTTCCGGCCAGCGCCGAAACCAGCGAAAAAGCCGCCGAACCCGAGCCGCTGGTGCAGGGCGGGCTGCTCGGTGCGATCAGTACCAGCATCGATGACGTGCAGGAAAAGCTCGACCTCAACGAAGATCTGGTCGACGCCTGGCGTTTGCGCGCCGACCGAGCTGCCGACGAAGTCGACAAACTGGTCAAGCAACCCTCGAATCGCTCGGGCTGGAGCGTTGCCGGGGATTTCCTCACTTTGTCCGGTGCCTGGCTCGGTAGTTTTGCCGTACTGACCGTACTCGGCAGCCTGTTGGCCAAACGCCTGCGCGAAGGCCGCTGGCTGCGCACACGCCAGCGCGGTCAGGACTTGCTCGGTTATCTGCTGCCGTTCACCGTGCCAGCGTTGATCTGCCTGCCACTGACCCTTTATGTGAGTCATTTTCTGCAAGCCTCGGTTGGCCGCGCCTTGGCGCTGTGTCTGGCTTACGCGACCAGCAGTGGCATCTTTTCCACCTCGATGCTGCTGTGCGTGGTCGTGGTGTTCAATGTCGGGCACAAACGTACCGCCGCGCGAATCATCCGCCAATACTGCCCGCGACCGCTGTTCCTGATCGGCTTTCTCGCCGCGCTCAGCGATGCCTTGACCAGTCCGCAGATCGCCCGGCAACTGGGCGGCAACATCACCAGCAGCATCGCCGTGTTCACTGGCCTGATCGCCTCGATCATCTTCGGCTTGCTGGTGATCCGCCTGCGTCGTCCGGTGGCGCATCTGATCCGTAACCGCTCGCTGAGCCAGCGCCTGAAACAGCCGTCGCTGCAAGAGTCGCTGCGGATTTTTTCCGGGCTGTGGTATTGGCCGATCGTGCTGATGGTGCTGGTCTCGGCGGTGAGCCTGATCGGCATCGGCGAGGATAATCAGAAAGCCCTGCGCTGCGCCTTGTTCACCACGGTCTTGCTGATCGGCACGGTGTTTCTCAGCACCGTGCTGCAGCATCTGTTCAAGTCGCGCAAGGCCGAAGCGATCCAGCGCAGCAGCGCCTACAAGGAACGTTTTCTCAGCCTGTTGCACGCGTTGCTGCGGATCGTCATCGCAATTGCCTTCCTCGATATTCTTGGGCGGATCTGGGGCGTGTCGCTGCTTGATTTTGCCCAGAGCAGCGCGGTGGGCCGGGCGATCAGCGAGGCGTTGAGCAGCATCGGCCTGATCTTTCTGGTGACGTGGCTGCTGTGGGTGGTGCTGGACACGGCGATTCAGGAAGCGCTGAAACCGCCGCTGAGCAAACGCGCAGCGCGCCAGCCGAGCACGCGGGTGAAAACCATCCTGCCGCTGCTGCGCAACGCGATCAAAATCATCCTGGTGGTGATCTGCGCGATTACCACCATGGCCAATCTGGGGATCAACGTTGCGCCATTGCTGGCGGGTGCCGGGGTGGTCGGTCTGGCGATCGGTTTCGGCTCGCAGCAATTGGTTCAGGACGTGATCACCGGGTTGTTCATCATCATCGAAGACACCCTGTCGATCGGCGATTGGGTGGTGCTCGATTCCGGGCATGCCGGTACGGTCGAAGGGCTGACCATCCGCACCCTGCGCCTGCGCGACGGCAAGGGCTTCGTGCACTCGGTGCCGTTCGGCCAGATCAAAGCGGTCACCAACCAGTCGCGGCAGTTCGCCTTCGCATTTTTCTCGGTGCAGTTCACCTATGACACCGACGTGGACAGGGCCATCGAACTGATCCGCGAGACCGGCGATTCGATCCGCGAAGACCCGTTCCTCAAGTACAACCTGCAGGGGCCACTGGATGTATTCGGGGTCGACAGGATGGACCTCAACGGCGTGGTGCTGACCGCGCAATTCCGCACGGTGTCGGGCGGACAATATGCGGTGAGCAGGGCGTTCAACCAGCGTTTGAAGAAGCTTGTGGATAACACCGCGAATGTGCATTTCGCGCAGACTTATCCACAGCAGGTGGTGTTGCCCAAACGTCAGCCGGTGGATGAGGTTGCCGGGGTGGAGGTGCCGCAGGAATCGCGCACTTGA